The DNA segment GGATTGTCTCGGGGCATGAGCAGGTAAGGTATTTAGTTCCCCACGCCCATGCGGATGACAGATGTTTTCGAGCGGTATTGGCGGGACCGTTTCCCCTTTGAGTTGCCACGGATTGCATGATAGCCATAGCCTGAGGCATTCTCAGTTCATTGACTTGACGGTCTCCCGGAAAGACTTCCAGCAGCCGCATGAATGCAAGTTGTTTAGCTTCATAGACTTTGGGAACAAAGCGTTGTCTGGCAAAGTCGAGATGAGCGTTGGCCCACTCCAAGGCCGTGAGGGTCGGGGTGCTTTGTTCTCTCCACAGAGTTTCGTCCGCGCTCATCAATAGACCATTACCGGGAAAGAGGGGACTCGTGTGCGACTGTGGGGCGATCCAGAGGTGGGCTGACAACCAAAATTCATCTGTGTACCGATGGGGAAGGAAAGCCGATTCGTTTCCATCTCACGCAAGGACAACGTAATGATTGCACTCAAGGCCCAAAACTCCTTCGTGGTCTCGAATGCCAATACATGCTCGCCGACAAAGGCTACGATTCCCAACAAGTCTTGGATGCCGTAAAAAAGACAGGTGGTGAGGCGGTAATTCCTCCCCGGAAGCACAGAAAGTATCAAAGGCCATATGATCGTAAACGATATAAGTTACGTAATACCATTGAACGCACATTTGGCTTCTTTAAATAATTTATAAGAATTGCAAGGCGTTATAAAAGAAAATCTTCAAACTACAGTAGCTTGATCGCCTTGGCTGCCATCACAATGTGGATTCAGTGAATGTCGATACAACCTAAGACTGTGGCTGCCATAATTCCCTTTCAGGTTGATTGACCTGCATCACTGCTTCACAAGCCGGTTTACGGACGGGACGGTCAATGCTTGGCCGTTACCTCGCTGGCTTTGGAAGAGTGGGGTGGTGTCACCTAAGTCTACTTCACCCAAATATCTACACAGGGCGGTTATCACTGTTTTGTTGAGTGTTATCCGTCGCTCTTTACCCGTCTTCTTCTCATTTAGAACGAGCTCATCGCCAGCTTCTAGATCCCTAATCCTGCAGATTGTGATCCGTAAAAGATCCGAAGCACGAAGATTCGTATTGATTCCCAGTGTGAATAGAGCCAAGTCGCGAGGCTTGCTCGCGAGGATGGCTTTGGTGGCTTTTACGTCTCGCAGCTTACGAACAGGATCGACAGTAATTCGAGAGCCCGGTTTTGGGTGATTTTAGTTTATTCCTTTCTGCATAATGATTGCCTCGAATGTTTAGTTAACTTATATTAAAAATAATTAAAAGTTAACGAGTATCAAAGGCGTTTTTAAATGGGGTCGGTTGATTTTTTTAACTATCTTAAATTACAGGAAAAGACAAATTGTAAAGCTCGTTAACTTTTACATATTAGTTAGCATGTTGCATTTCGATATTTTTGCTTTCTAGTGGATAGTCAAAATTGATGTGGAGTAGTTGACCGCCAACTCCTGGCAGAGAAGTTCATGGCAATCCTCGATGACGAAATCTCGGCTCGGGAGGCGATTGAGGCTTGCGAGAAGTATGGAAGGCCGTTCGAGCGGCTGTATGTGAACCCGATCAGGACGGGTTTGAGCAATGCAGTTTGAGAAAAGCGTTCAAACATTGTGAGCTCACCTCCGCGTGGGGGGGCGCGTATCATTTGTCAATTACAACATTGACATATCGATTGATGCATAATATTTAATCGTACTTCATTTGGATAAGCATCCAGGGGGGGGCTTCAACCGAATGATACATAGTATAAAGCAAAATCCATCGTAAGGTGAAGACGGAAAGCCTACGGGGCTCGCTTGCGAGATGGCCGGGTTGCCGAACGGAGCATCGTCAAAACTCCCGCTTCCTCTCTATTGCATTGGCTTGCTTGGAATATGTCGCATTTTATGCGCGGGCCTTTGCTTGCGCGTTACGAGGGGGCATCCGTGAGGTTACATGTCTGGGCAAGCGGCCTTATGGCCGAGTCGAAAGTTGAGTTCTGAGCAGAAAAAACTTTTATGTTCTTCTCGCCTTACTGTATCTTGTGTTTGTGGGCGGTGTTGAGGCCCATGCCGCACCGGTTGACGACGCAATTCGGCAGCAGTAGCAAATCCAACAGCAAGAAGAACAGCGCCGCCAAGAGCTGGAGCGTGAACATCG comes from the Pseudodesulfovibrio piezophilus C1TLV30 genome and includes:
- a CDS encoding IS5/IS1182 family transposase — protein: MGRSRGGLTTKIHLCTDGEGKPIRFHLTQGQRNDCTQGPKLLRGLECQYMLADKGYDSQQVLDAVKKTGGEAVIPPRKHRKYQRPYDRKRYKLRNTIERTFGFFK
- a CDS encoding tyrosine-type recombinase/integrase; its protein translation is MTVDPVRKLRDVKATKAILASKPRDLALFTLGINTNLRASDLLRITICRIRDLEAGDELVLNEKKTGKERRITLNKTVITALCRYLGEVDLGDTTPLFQSQRGNGQALTVPSVNRLVKQ